AGGTgttcatagtcttgaagcctcACCCACACAGATAGTTGTCAGTGTCAGCATCATCACCTGGAGTTGAAAGCTATTTCCTGGCAGACAGTCACCTTTAATCACctggtggttgttgtttttctccCCTTTAGGAGGACGCTTCAGAGCCCCAAAGATGCCAAAGTAACATCAGCACTTTCTGCAGTAGCAGTATCCAGAGTTTAGAGGTGCATGACACAAGACGCCCCCCTTACCCCCTCCAGGACTGCAACAGGGGCCCCAGCCCTCCCCACCAAAGCTGGGGCCCCCAGGTGTTTAGCCCCCCCTCCAACCTCTTAATCTATGGGCAGGAGAGTGACTCGGACTCTCCTCTCTGCAGTGTGGGAGACTGTTCACTGGCCCTAGCGGGGCTCAGGGGCAGTGTCAGTCAAGAGGACCGATGCTACGCAGGTCCCTTCTGCAAAGACATCTGCAAAGACGTGGAAAGGGAtgtcagggaggagggagaagtctCAGAGACTGACACCAACGAGGGCCTGATCTTCAATGAGGTAACTTTCCAGACTGCAATAGTTGTCGATGAAGGCAGTTGTTTACTTGTGGCTTTTTCTGATTCCTCCTTATTCACTCAGCCAATTGTTCTTTCCCATTTCCTATTAGAATATCCAGCCTGTCAATTATGAGTACAGGGAGGAGAAGGACTACAGCCTCTGCAAGTCTATCAACACAGGATCATACGGGGAAGTGTGCAGTGTGCAAGACAACAGAACACACTTCAGATTTGCTGCCAAAAAGGTACAACAGCACTTACACTCTCTGTGTATACATTATCTGTGTGTTATCTCTCGCTATTGATAACTATAGAACTCTCTCCTTCCTCACAGATTCTCCTGAAGAGTTTTAGTAGTGAGGAAGTGGGTACGTGGAGTGCCCTGAAGTCTCCTCGCGTGGTGGAACTCTTCGGAGTGATCAGAGAGGGGCCCTACGTCATCCTCTTAATGGACCTCAAAGCTGGTGAactatatactatactgtacCTTGATCTCAGGCAGTGACCTAGACACTAGTGATGCGCGggccagctgtttgttcacccgctcccgcccgcaattgctaataacccatctgcaaccgcccgactatatgtgataaagtgaaaatttGAGGCCCGACCCTAACCCGCTAATATAGAAAAatgctgtaggctacagtccaagACAGTGGAATGTTTTTTTCCTGattttagatatgtttctgcttataatttctgacattttggTAGACTATTTGTTACTCatcttgtctataattagatacatgcagcttctcttctgtcattatatgttgccctggaagactaaataaacccttccTCACCAGAAACATAATAAATTATAGAattaatgcttcaatctagttgacatcggtaaaaTAGTTTTTCTCTGTCATCTTCTTTCGTGGAGCAAAGATGTTTAGGGACCAAAACATAATTAAAGGGGGAACGATTTTCTGTGCTaaatttccaaatgacatcagtttgacccaacatgtttctgaaaATATTTCAGTTAGTCTAGAATGCCTCTttcatgtggttgaaatactatcagcttttatgatgctgatagagaTAGATACCATATGTAGAGGTACTAACTGAgcattcgcattctctcaagatgctgaaataaataaatcatatttatccactcctgttcctgagtccaaattttgcctacatttggtgtatcattttactgcaagaaatcctttattctgcaggagttaatattacggctatgtgagaggttatagacctacagtcagtgtccagatttcagtttccagttaacccatctgaacagtaggctacagttcccttgaacttccctatttgaagtccccgtcttgtgactgttGAATGTGTATAgcacctcacaatcatcacacttttaccacttcaccaaatctttctcAAACAtaacttttctggccctcccttctctttattttcaactctcctttcgtagcttttctcttattgaattcaactctgacattgtcctttttgcctccgtggattgacggtaactttttctgcccgttcccaaaaACGTGGTTATTagcgtgtaggctatttggcgcgCGTACAGTTAGACCCTAGGTTtatgcactaatgccagatagcctaaaatgattaaagaaaaacctcaatgtagcctatagatataaattgcgcaataattatacatttatgcaTTTTTTCAAGGTAttgtttctctttattcaaccggcccgccacccacccgcccttcatctacacaatatttaatgatccGAAACCGCGGGATATGAGTCAACCAGGGCATCACAACTAGATGCCTCTGTTACAGTTTCTCGTAGGATGCCTCTAATTACCACTATGATTTTGAGGTGATTTTCCATCACCCACTGACCCCTCCTGCCCTCTTCTCTATTGTCTGCTTCTAGGCTCTGTGGGTCAGCTTATTAAAGAGAGGGGTCGGCTACCTGAGGACCTGGCCCTGCACTACCACTGTCAGGTCCTGGGGGCGCTGGAACACCTGCTGAAGAGACGAGTGCTGCATCTGGACATAAAGGGTAGGCCGAGACATGAGATAATGAAAATGGCTGACTTATGAACAAAACTACAGCAGAAGGTTAATAACACACATGGCAACTAAATGTCTGGGCACATACACTGACTCTGGTGATGACACTAGGCATTTTCAAACTAGGTTTGATTATGGCGTTTGATTATGGCAGCTATTAAAACAGTAATTACAAGACTTGTGTCTTGACAGTCGACACATGTAAAGAGCAATAGAAGAAGCAGACGTTCAGGATATTCATATTTTGCCTTGGTGAGAGTAAGTTATTTCTCGGTTGTTTTTGCAGTTGTTATGTGGAACACAAGAGTCACAGATCGTGTCTTGATCTCGAGCACCTGTGTTGTGAAACCAGAGCACCACAGGCTGAGAACGCGCCAAGCCGGGAATTTCCCACAGTGTGACTCACCGCTGCTCTTTAGAGAGGGCGCATGTGCTCGCCAGCCAGAGAGGGAGAGCCAGAACTAGAGATTAAGCGAGAAAGCAAAGGATAGACAGTCGTAACCGCAAGGCTCAGTGCTCAGACGCCACCTGGTGTCAGACATGCCACACCACACAGGCACAGATACAACAGGGAGGTTTGGCCAAGTCACCTGCTGCCTGTCTATTATGCTATAAGCCCCAGATTCATTCCTTCCCCAACAGCCGTTTCTTAATAGCCAACATGACTTGGATTTGACTCTTTTCCCCCTGGCTACCAGAACATCGCCCCGTCTGCATAGCTACAGTGCTGCTAAATATGGCTGTCTCATCCCGGGATTACAGAACAACAATAACCGAATCCAGCATATAGCCATAGATTAACAtgccttcctgtgtgtgtgttgcagcggACAATGTGTTGCTGTCAGAGGACGGGAGGGACACCTTTCTGTGTGACTTTGGACACTCGGAGAGAATGGACATTCATGGACAGAGCCTAAGTGCATCCCAAGGAGGTAGCAAAATATGAACTCAAGCCTCCACTATGAAATACAGAGGGTTTGACCTGGTTGTCATGTCTAAATGTAtacactgtgtatgtgtgtgggagcAGATCTGAAGGGGACAGAGACTCACATGGCCCCGGAGATTGTGAAAGGGGAAACCCGCGGAGCCAAAGCAGATGTGTGGAGCAGCTGCTGCATGTTACTACACATGCTCATTGGCTGCCAGCCCTGGACACGATACTACTCCCGCCCACTGTACTTCAAGGTATCATTCAACACCCTGTCTTCATACTTGACATgtgacacatactgtatgtagctaTATGAAGATCTTTTTTGGAAATTGTAGCCAATATTAGGCCCTGATTGGATTTAATCTTCATGTCATGGATTGATTGTTCATGTCGCTATGGTTACAGATAGCCAATGAGCCTCCGCCTCTGAGGGAGATCCCGCCCGACTGCAGTCCCTTCACTGCTGATGTCATAAAGGCGGGACTACAGAAGGAGCCAACCAAGAGGGCCTCCGCTTCGGAGCTCAAGGGAAGAGCAGCCAGAGCTCTGAGAGAAGGTGAGGGGGAAGCACCGCCACTGTTTTTAGATCAGTTCTTAGATATTAAAAACTGGCTGTTAACCATGTTCATGTGAATACTGGCTAACCAACCTACTGCTTTTAGATCAGTCCTTAGATGTTATAACTTTGTTATAACTGACTAACAACCCTACTGTGTGCCTGTAGTGGGAGGACTCAGCAGCCCCATCAGAGGGTCCTATAAGGAGCCACTACAGATAGATGACAGCCCCAGCCAGTCTAGCCAGCCCCGGCCTCCCTTCAGCAGCGACACCTGCTCTGAGGAGAGCCCTGAGCTATGGCTGGAATCCATGAACCCAGGGGGGAAGGAGATTAacaatgatgatgaggaggaggaggaaggcagTGAAGAGACAACCTCACCTCCAGACTCACCTCGCTCTCTACTGACACAACTCCATGAATGGCAAAATCCCAAGATGGCCGACGTCACCTCCACCGTGTCCGAGCTTGAACTGCGCAAACTGGAGAGAGGTGAGGGTTGTTACAACATTCTGCGTGttttctgtctgtcagtctatGTATCTAAGTACATTTTACTtgatgtgtatctgtgtgtctacGGTATATCAAGTCAAGTCAACTCTTCTGTTCTTAACACTCTTCTTTTGCTGTGTTTGTCTGCAGAGTTCTACCTGACCAGTCTGTCTCAGCTGCACTCAGCTGAAACCCAGGAGCAGCTACTGTCCTGCCTGAGCAGCAGTGACTGTTACTCCAACAGGGACTTATGGGACAGAAAGGTAACCCACCATATAATATGGCCAGATGTAGGGTGTGTAATGTGTTTCTGTGGGTTGGTATTTTATCAGCACATTCACAGTTCTCCCACTCCCTGACTACAGGACTCTGGCCGTTGGTCCATCAGCCCAGGTGATGACCTCAGCTCTGGCGTGTTCTCCTACAACAGCCAACCGGACGGACAGATTCTCAGTATGGACTGGCTGGTTCACCATACCCACCTGTCTCCACCACAATGCTTTGAGGGTGAGTGACATCTCTCATTATCTGACCCTGGGGCTTATTCAGGAAGGTGCTACAGCTCAGGATGTTTAGATAAGAgtatcatgtcatattgtttccCACTGGATAGGACCTCATTCTCCTCAATCCCATAGAGATCTCATTCATGCTGAGAAAGCATGTGCAGTGCACTCATGTTGGCTGTTTCTCTGCACTGTGTTTGGCTCAGGAGTTGACGTCTGCATCACGGACGTAAATGGGCAAAGCATCCGGATCCGAGAGAAACGCAGGGTGAAGGTGGGCCACATCGCCACAGGGATCAGCGACCAGGTGAGTGAGGGCTCATGGCTGAATCTGCCTCCCCTGACAACAAGTCATGCATGATCATATTTTCATTTTGATGCTCATCCTTTTCACAGGCGACTACACACAGGCCTTCATTACACCACCATAAACCTTAcacctgtgtgtctctctctctcccttagatCTCTGAGAGGGTGTTCACCATGGAGACTCAGGAGCGGGAGCCAGTGGCCCATGATGAGGAGGTGCAGGACTCTGGCCTTCTGCTCCGCTGTGTCCCTGCTCCTGACTACAGTCAGGCCTGGAGATGGAGGGTCAAGGAGGGGGTTCTGGAGACTCGTGACTGAGCCATCAATCAACTCTCCCCATTCAGTACCAGTCTCATCAAGCATCAGGACTGTGGACTCACTCCTGTACGCCGGTCTTAAAGCCTATCCTGCTTTTTATCAAACTGTGCGTTTTGTATAAAGGGACAAACGTCATGCGTTTCTTATAAATGGATATCCCTGTAAATTACAGAAGCACACACGTGTGGTGTTTGTGTTCTCTTTACAAGAGAAAATTAGTTCATGTGAATCAGCTACAACTGCCTTTTCTCAAAGAAAGGTATGGAAAGTCTTGACAGTGCTGTAGACCTAGCATAATTTTATACAGCTGTCCAAAAATGACAGCCCTTTTCTGTACTTAGAGCACACCCAACAGTAGCACTGAGCCAGTAGGATGTTAACATCTCAACCCTGTGTACCTTACAGTAACATGGAACCAGgtacacatggaatcatgtcaTGAAATAAAAGCTGTACTCGAGTATTTCATATCCATTTGCTGATCAATAGGAAAGATTCAATCAAATCCAATTACTACTAGACATATTCTTTAGATATAATACTTCCAGTTGAGAATTAGTGTACAAGCAGGCAGTAGTTTTAAATTCATTTCATTCACACCCCACAATCTTTCCCCAAATATGTCACAGCTAAATAGTGATCGCAATCCATAAAATGATTTTATTTTATGTTCATATTACAACATACAAAACAAACAAGTGTCACTGCAAAAAGATTATTTTGGGGGACATGAGTTTTACAAAAGATATAGAAAATGTGAACAATATCAAAGCAATTTATTGTAGAAAattaaaaaaaagtaataaaaaaaAAGGTCCAAGGCACTGACAACTTAAAAGAAATAAGAAAAGGTTTCCTTATTTGTTAACACATTAACAAGGTGTATAAAAAGAGCATTTGATTGTGAAGGATTATGGTATGGGCTACTTTTAAATAGCCCACCATAGAATACAGTACTTTGAACACTATGCTGAGAGAGGGGTAAACATCTGTGAGAGAAGGACAgtgctgtgtgtgtctgcagtagaATTGCACACACGTACCTGCAACATCTGTTGATCCTATGATCACACGTAaatgctcacagacacacactccaaAATGCATACTCTAGCAGAGATACCAATGATCATAGGAAAAAGGAGACTCAATGGAAGAGAAGTGCAACAAAAATAAAGCACAGCAGGAAAGCATAGGAGATTCTCATGGCTAACCTGAGGACAAAAATATTCAGTTCATGTCATAAGACTTAAGCAACAAAATGTCATGCAGCGACTTGTTTgtaagaaataaaaaataaattaattaaaagaTGTGCCCTGGCAGTCTGTACACatccttctctcctgtgtgtgcagTCAAAAGCTGCTCACATTTTCAGCGGTGTAAAGAACGGAGGTAAGAAGAACTTTGAATCTGACTCTCAATCCTTTGCCATGGATGAATGAATGGAGGGCGGGAAAGAAGAGTGGTTGATCAGGTCCAAACATTGGTGTTTTTCCATCCCCAACTCTATTTCTCACTTTTTCCTTCACCAGAAACACTTCCCATTTACCCTCACATCATGTCTGCCTCTACTACCCAGTTTCCCTCCCAGTCTTCTGTCCTTCCCTCTGTCATTTCTTCTCTCAGGCTCTCCTCCCCCTCACATCTTGCGGATGACCAGCACAGTGGTAAGAACTCCAGCGAGGAACACCCCCACGGTCTGCCAGGTGGGAGTGCCAAAGTAGGAACGGATTCCCTCCTAAGAATTAGGAAAAGAGAGACACCATTGTCTTCAACCATCATTACAATTTCAAAAAGACATttataaaaaaacatgtatgaaACCTTTAAGTCAATGTGGGGaaagcacatctactgattcctTACCCAGCCACCCTGCTCCGTAATCCAGCTGATCACATGATCTCGCAGGTAGTCTGTGGCCCAGCTGATAATAGTTCTGATGATGTCGGGAACCTTGGTCAACAGAGCCTGAGGAGAAAAAGACAGTGTCATCTTATTATACAATGAATAAGCCAACTCATCCCAACACTTATAAAATGCAATTCCATTCCAAACAAGCGCAACGGTTGACAAAACAGGGAATCTATTCCGACTGTTTCCTTTGTCTAACGGAGgacaagagagcgagagattgaTTAAGAGAAAGGAGAGCTAAATAAAATACTACCACTGCCAACCCTCACCTTGATGACCAGCCGACAGGCAAAGTAGAAGAGTGCCACCACCCTGCCCCAGTTGAACTTCCCATCAGAGAAGATCTCACAGGCCACTCTCATAAAAACCTCCTGGCTGGGCTGGAGTGCAGAATCATTTAACATACTGAAGGGAAAAACGAGAGATGCTCTGAGTATTGCACAAACTCCAGAGGTCAATTCAAAGTGATTATCTATTCAAGCAAAGAGCTGGAGTCCCTTTCTAAGTCCTTGGTTGAAGATACCTTTGGAGCTGTGCATTGCCATCCAGCTCATCCCCAATCTGCTGCAGGCACAGGGCCAGTTTCTTGTGGTTGGGGTCACACAGCTCATTCCCACCCAACTGGGTCCGTGACACTGACAACTGAGTACTGCTGTCACCATGGCGACGAACCCGCTCATAGATGAAACTGCGAAGAGAGGGTCACGGGTAAACAACTATGTGATCTGTGACTGATTAAACAGACAAttagtagggcggcaggtagcttagtgggtaagagcgttgtgccagtaaccgaaaggtcgctggttctaatccccgagccgactaggtgaaaaatcttttgatgtgcccttaagcacggcacttaaccctaattgctcctgtaagtcgctctggataagagcgtctgctaaatgactaaaatgaaaaatgAATAATTGGTATATACAGAGTGCAAAATCGTATAAAATGTTCAGCCAGAATGCTGAATAGAATAACATTTTAACTTACTCTACTGGTTGTCTGTGCGGTTTGTTCTCCAGACGCTCGAAATTTGAGACCAAATATCCATGGTAAAGtattgtctcctgagtggcgcagtggtctaaggcactgcatcgcagtgctagctgtgccactagagatcctggttcgaatccaggctctgtcgtagccggccgtgaccaggagacccatggggcggcgcgcaattggcccagcgtcatccagggtaggggagggaatggccggcagggatgtagctcagttgatagagcatggcgtttgcaacgccagggttgtgggttcgattcccacagggggtatgaaaataataatgtaagtcgctctggataagagcgtctgttaatgtaatgtattgttttACCAGACTTTAGAGAGCTGGTAGGTTTGCCACCGCCAGCTGAATGCGAGCAACGTTTGGCTATTGTTTACATATTGTGCAAGTATGTCGCATCCGTCAGTAGATTGAAAATAGACACCAGCAATACAAGCCAACAGAACCATATACCTACCGGCTCTCTAAAAATTTGGTAAACAATACTTCCCTGTGGTTGATCAGGTCCAaacgtttttttggggggtgggggatttcccccttttttctccccaatttcgtggtatccaattggtagttacagtcttgacccatcgctgcaactcccgtacggagaggcgaaggtcgagagtcgtgcgtcctccgaaacacaacccaaccgagccgcactgcttcttgacacagtgcccgcttaacccggaagccagccgcaccaatgtgtcggaggaaacactgtacacctggcgaccgagtcagcgtgcactgcgcccggcccgccacaggagtcgctagtgcgcgatgggacaagaacatccctgccggccaaaccctcccctaccctggacgacgctgggccaattgtgcgtcgccccatgggtctcccggccctgtggatattttgtctcaaatttcaAGTGGCTGAAGGACAAACCGCACAGAAAACCGGTAAAGTAAGTTCAAATGtaattgtattcaacattctggcttgtaaggaacatTTACAAGATTTGGCACTCCAATGTTTCAGGCTATATATACCAATTAAattgtgtattacagcctgattaGCCTAATCAGACAAATGTGAATAAAGATCAAATTCAGGAGTAAACAAGAAGGTATACTCACTCTGTCAGTAATGTTTTTCCCAGTTCTAGCACCTGATCAGTTCCATTACCTGAGAACACAAAGCAGCACTGGACTTAGAGTATTTCCAGGACATAAACCAAGGGCAGGTAGAGGCAATTTAAGACTAGGCCTATGTGTGGGTAGTCTGGCTAACACCTAACTCTCGAAGTCCTCCTGACTGTGAGTCACTTGGGTAGCGTCAGCCAGGTATGCGTGTCTGTCATATCAAAACTGGGCAGTCATAAATATAGTAGCTAATGAAGCATGCATGTCTCATGACCAGTTCAGTTGTGAAATccaaagattagggcctaatgattttatttcaattgactgatttccttatatgaacacgGTAAAATCGTTGAaagttgcctttatatttttgttcagtaatcgTTTATTTTTACCCAGGTTTGAGAGTTTTGGAATGCGAAACAAAGTTAAAACACCATTTGGCTCAATTTCTAAAGTTGAGTTGTCAGCTGACATTAGTAGCATTTGGACTGAACCAAAGATGTACTACAGTTAGGCTAGTTGCCAATGATGTTTCTGGAATGACAACAATTAAGTATGAAGACTCGTTGGACTGCCACCtctggccctcccacccctacaggagggcagctcccgctcagcccagtccaagctcttctgtgtcctggcaccccaatggtggaaccagcttccccctgaaaacagcagagtccctgcccctTAAAAGAGTaccttaaataatcccacagctaCTTTAGAGGAAAAATTtacttactatgcctgtgatatgtggttgtcccacctagctatcttaagatgaatgctctaactgtaagtcactctggataagagcgtctgctaaatgactaaaatgtaaaaacacagctagctagcactcacatACTAGTCTGACTAATCAGTCTGTAATACACAATTAATTGGTATATACAGCCTGAAACGAATGCCTGCAAAATCGTGTAAATGTTCCttgccagaatgttgaataaaattacattttaaCTTACTATACAGATTGTCTGTGTGGTTTGTCATTCATCTGCTCGagatttgagacaaaatatccccAGGAAAGTATTGTTTAACCGACTTTTTAGAGAGCCGGTAGGTATATGGTTCAGTACCAAGTTAAAGGTTGTTTTATAtaggatattttatttcacctttatttaaccaggtaagccagttgagaacaagttctcatttacaactgcgacctggccaagataaagcaacgcagtgcgataaaaacaacacagagttacatatggaataaacaaaaacgtacagtcaataacacaatagaaaatctatatacagtgtgtgcaaatgtagtaagttatggaggtaaggcaataaataggccatagtggaaaataattataatttagtattaagactggagtgatagatgtgcagaagatgatgtgcaaatagagatactggggtcccaatttgtaagttgctctggataagagcgtctgctaaatgacttaaatgttaaatctgagaagtagttggtgaaccaggcaaggcagtcagttgagaaaccaaggctatttagtctgccaataagaatgtggtgattgacagagtcaaaagccttggccaggtcgatgaagacggctgcacagtactgtattttatcaatcacggttattatatcgtttaggaccttgagctgCATAGCGGAGAAAGTACAGTGGGATTCgaagtggtcggtgatctgttagttaacttggctttcaaatactttaatagatcaaacatggaggtggaaacattatgctttgggggtgtttttatgctaaggggacaggaccacttcaccgcatcaaagggacaatggacggggccatgtaccctcaaatcttgggtgagaacctccttccctcagccagggcattgaaaataagttgtggatgggtattccagcatgacaatgacccaaaacacacggccaaggcaacaaaggagtggctcaagaagaagcacattaaggtcctggagtggcctagccagtctccagaccataatcccatagaaaatctgtggagggagctgaaggttcgagttgccaaacgtcagcctcgaaaccttaatgacttggagaagatctgcaaagaggagtgggacaaaatccctcctgagatgtgtgcaaacctggtggccaactacaagaaacatctgacctctgtgattgccaacaagggttttgccaccaagtactaagtcatgttttgcagaggggtcaaatacttatttccctcattaaaatgcaaatcaatttataacattattgacatgaattttctggatttttttgttgttattctgtctctcactgttcaaataaacctaccattaaaattatagactgatcatgtctttgtcagtgggcaaacgtacaaaatcagcaggggatcaaatactttttccccttcactgtaggtctgtaacagcttggatctagagtgtcaccccctttgaagagggggatgaccgcggcagctttccaatctctggggatctcagacgatacgaaagagaggttgaacaggctagtaataggggttgtgacaatttcggcggctaattttagaaagaaagggtccagattgtctagcccagctgatttgtaggggtccagatttagcagctctttcaggacatcagctatctgaatttgggtgaaggaggagagggggggggggcaagttgcagtggagggtgcagagctggtggccggggtaggggtagccaggtggaaagcatggccagctgtagcaaaatgcttattgaaattctcgattatcgtagatttatcggtggtgacagtgtttcctagcctcggtgcagtgggtagctgggaggaggtgcttttattctccatggatATTCAGTTCTCTCGtcaatagctattgaaccaagcatgcCATGACAATGAAAGTGGTATATTCTAAATCAGGGGAGGATGGAGAACAATCCAGAGCTTTTTGTGTGAATTTCTCATATTCTTTTCAGATTTCAATATTCAAAATAATTTTTAAGATATACACAAAAAACGTGTTCTCCATCCTCACCTGATTCAGAATATACAGCATTCATTGTCATGgcatgcttggttcaatagctattgaCGAGAGAAAACCGAATATCAAACATAAAACAAACGTTTGGGCTGTATATGTATATACCAATTAATTGTTTATTACAAGCTAGCTTGTTGAGTAACGTAAGCAAGTTAACTATAACACTTTCCCCCAGTTGAACAGCTAGATAACAATAATTGAGCTTTCCTAGATAGCTAGCTTACATAGTTATTTGTACGGACATGTTTCAGAGATGGGATGGCTGGGTgttatgttagctagttaacgttagcttgctagcgCAACACGCCTGCGTCCAACCGGCAACAAACCTAAATTCTTTAACAAGTTAGCTAAATCGTGACAAATACTTTTCGGTCCGGCTCACGATAATTACGATATCAGTGGCACGATTCCGTATCGATTGTGTTTATCATAGTTAGGTCAC
This sequence is a window from Coregonus clupeaformis isolate EN_2021a chromosome 7, ASM2061545v1, whole genome shotgun sequence. Protein-coding genes within it:
- the LOC121569550 gene encoding apoptosis regulator BAX-like isoform X1, encoding MLTALCIALLQAGICERAKRSHSSVAVNICHMTAGGRRLEVILVQDGSAVGRRRFSFIYERVRRHGDSSTQLSVSRTQLGGNELCDPNHKKLALCLQQIGDELDGNAQLQSMLNDSALQPSQEVFMRVACEIFSDGKFNWGRVVALFYFACRLVIKALLTKVPDIIRTIISWATDYLRDHVISWITEQGGWEGIRSYFGTPTWQTVGVFLAGVLTTVLVIRKM
- the LOC121569550 gene encoding apoptosis regulator BAX-like isoform X2, with product MAAPSGGGDSGNGTDQVLELGKTLLTDFIYERVRRHGDSSTQLSVSRTQLGGNELCDPNHKKLALCLQQIGDELDGNAQLQSMLNDSALQPSQEVFMRVACEIFSDGKFNWGRVVALFYFACRLVIKALLTKVPDIIRTIISWATDYLRDHVISWITEQGGWEGIRSYFGTPTWQTVGVFLAGVLTTVLVIRKM
- the LOC121569549 gene encoding mitogen-activated protein kinase kinase kinase 14-like translates to MAVSQRPLNSTTPFLDSSQIELKGSCPGLPSPAGRTSDEKGKKSKGDFMACLKPRLVQALTQGTAEQVGEEGPLNYQNRLFIAQAVCETQETQELIPSGSKHSYVPSPNCLINRASSEHNNVACSTAASNQDKPGSLAHRSPRKKQRKKQKRKEKKEEERETGNQRQRRRVPSGVPEQESQTGSSPQLIQTQEDASEPQRCQSNISTFCSSSIQSLEVHDTRRPPYPLQDCNRGPSPPHQSWGPQVFSPPSNLLIYGQESDSDSPLCSVGDCSLALAGLRGSVSQEDRCYAGPFCKDICKDVERDVREEGEVSETDTNEGLIFNENIQPVNYEYREEKDYSLCKSINTGSYGEVCSVQDNRTHFRFAAKKILLKSFSSEEVGTWSALKSPRVVELFGVIREGPYVILLMDLKAGSVGQLIKERGRLPEDLALHYHCQVLGALEHLLKRRVLHLDIKADNVLLSEDGRDTFLCDFGHSERMDIHGQSLSASQGDLKGTETHMAPEIVKGETRGAKADVWSSCCMLLHMLIGCQPWTRYYSRPLYFKIANEPPPLREIPPDCSPFTADVIKAGLQKEPTKRASASELKGRAARALREVGGLSSPIRGSYKEPLQIDDSPSQSSQPRPPFSSDTCSEESPELWLESMNPGGKEINNDDEEEEEGSEETTSPPDSPRSLLTQLHEWQNPKMADVTSTVSELELRKLEREFYLTSLSQLHSAETQEQLLSCLSSSDCYSNRDLWDRKDSGRWSISPGDDLSSGVFSYNSQPDGQILSMDWLVHHTHLSPPQCFEGVDVCITDVNGQSIRIREKRRVKVGHIATGISDQISERVFTMETQEREPVAHDEEVQDSGLLLRCVPAPDYSQAWRWRVKEGVLETRD